ACCCAACCGACCAGGAGCTTCAGCAGCCACCCGGCTCCGGCGCCCAGGACCGGGGCTCCGAGCCAGAAGAACGCGCGCTGCCCCGCCGTCGGGCCGAGCACCGTCGCCCCCGGAGATGACACACCGGATGGCATCGTCCTGGCTCCCTTCAACCGCGTCCTCCTCCACCCGGAGCCCTCGCGGGCCGCGTCACGCCGCTCACACGATAGCCCCGGGCTTGGCGGCCACTCGTCGGCCGAAAGTAGCGGTGCCGCCGACTTTGGTCGGGCGGGGCTGAACCCGGGAAGCCGCCGCGGGGCTGGGTAGAAGGCCGGTGTGGCCGACCGACTCGAGCGATACCGGAGCAAACGCGACGCCACCACTCGTAGGGGACCAAAGCTGCGAATGGAGCGCCGTTGCGCTCGATGACGGTGACCTCGCCGAGGTAGTGGGCGGCGTTGACTCGGTCGCCGAGTCGTTGTCTGATTTCTCGAACACCCATGCGAGCATCGGTACACGATCCGCCGCGCGGCCCTGGAGGCGCTCGGCCTGTCGTCGGCCCGCTGGCAGACCGCCCCTCGTGGCCGGGGCAGGCGGCCCTGGTGCGGCAGGCGGCTCGCGAGCAGGGTCTGCCCGGCATCGTGGCCAAACGCCTCGACTCGCCGTACGAGCCGGGCCCGTCCGAGGCGTGGGTGCTCGTCCCCGCGCGGCCGTCACGCGGGCGGTCCGCCGGGACCCGCTGATCAGCCGGGCGGGAGAAGATGAGGCGGGGCCGCCCAGGTGGCCTCGGCGCAGCGGAGCCGGGCGGCCTCGGCCGGCTCGGCGTCGCGGACCAGGAACTTCCGGCCCTCCGCGCCCAGGACTGTCACGATGCCCGTGACGAGCACCGCGCCGCTCATGGTGTCGCCGCAGACCACCTGGCGGTCCACGCCGAAGGTCGGCCCGCCGGCGCGGTGTGGCTCCTCGGCGACTGAGCCCACGGTGACCAGCCGGTGCCGCCCTCGACGGTGGTGTCCTCGACCGGGGTCCACGGGTCGCCGGGGGCGGGCGGGGCGGAGTCCCACGCCTCCAGCCGGATCAGGGCGAGGTCGTCCTCATGGGCCGTCTCCAGGAGGATGTCGCCCTCGTTGCCCTCGAAGAAGACCGCCAACTCGCCGAATTGGACGTACACCTCGTCGTCCAGACCGCGCACCAACCGTGCCACCCGTCACCCCTTCCGCGCCGGAGTCCGTCGCCGGAGTCCGTCGCCGGAGCCTAGGGGACGGCGGCGACAAAACCGGATGCCGGCCGCCACGGGTTGCCGCGATACTCGTCGGATGCACATCACCGGCATCTCACCCCACGACGACCCTCTCGGCGGGCGGCTGCTCGGCCTGCAGCACGCCGCGTACGCCGTGGAGGCCGAGCTCATCGGCGACGACCGGATCCCGCCGCTGCGGGAGAGCCTGGAGGATCTGCGGGGTGAGCCGCTGACCTGGGTGGGCGCGTTCGACGACGGCGGGCGGCTGGTGGGGGCCGTGGCCTGGACGGAGTCAGCGGACGAAGTGGACCTCGACCGGCTCGTCGTCGACCCGGCGGCCCACCGGCGCGGCATCGGCCGGGCCCTGGTCGAGGAGGTGCTGGCTCGGGCGGGCGGTCGGCGGATCGTCGTGTCCACCGGCAGGGACAACAAGCCCGCCCGCGCGCTGTACGAGCGGCTGGGGTTCCGGGGGCGCGGCGAGCACGAGGTGATCCCGGGACTGTGGATCGCGAGCTATCTCTACGAGCGGCCCGCTCCGGGCCGCCCGCGAGGAGACGACGCAGGCTAGTCCCGTCTTCCGCCCGACGGGGTTGGTGAGGATCGTCGGCCCGCGCCCTCTCGATAGGTAGTGTTATTCCGCGTAACGCTATAGCATTCCATAGTCCGGAATATCGAGGAGGCCCCGTGAGCGGCACGCAGTCGCCGGTGACCAGCGTCGACCGTGCTCTGCTGATCCTGCAGGAGATCGGCAGACACAGCAGAGGGATGACCATCGACGAGTTGTCCGCCCGGCTCGGGCTGCCGAAGAGCTCCCTTCACCGCCTGCTCAGCGCACTCAAGCACCGCGGCTTCGCCGCACAGCCCGAGCCCGGCGGGCCGTACTTCCTCGGCACGGAGATGCTGGCCACGGCGTTCCGCTTCTACGAGACCATGGACGTGCGCGCCGTGGTCCACCAGTTGCTGCTGCGGCTGAGCAAGGAGTTCGCCGAGACCGTGCACATGGCCACACTCGACGGAGCCGAGGTGGTCTACCTCGACAAGGTCGAGACCGTACGGGCCATCACGATGACCTCCGTGGTCGGGGGGCGCAACGCCGCGCACGCCACCGGCGTCGGCAAGGCTCTGCTGGCGTGGACCTACCCCACCGACGAGGCGATCAAGGCGTGGGCGGAGCGATACGCCCCGCTCGCCGGGCCCACCCGCGCCACCATCACCAACCCGGCGAAGCTGGCCGCTCACATGGCGCAGATCCGCGAGCGCGGTTACGCGCTCGACCTGGAGGAGAACGAGCCGGGCGTGCGGTGTGTGGCCGCGCCGGTGTTCATGGGCAAGCCGACCCCGGTCGCCGCGGTGAGCGTGACGGCGCTCAAGGACCGCATGCCGCCGACCCGCATGGAAGAGATCGGCGCCGCCCTGCACAAGGCCATCGCCGAGCAGTTCTGACAACCCTTTCTCACTGCCGTGCGGGCGATCTGCGCAGCTCACCAGGAAATGTGTTCTGCATGACGGAATGGGGCGAGTGATGATCTCCAGTGGAAACTCCCTCGGGAGACGCCGATGATCAGGGTGTCCGAACTTGAGGTCGTCCCCGTGCCGGCGGCGCGGCTCGGAGAGGGCCCCCGCTGGGACGGGCGCACCGGCACGTTGCTGTGGGTGGACATCCCGGCGGGCCACGTGCACCGCCTGGACCCGGCCGACGGTTCGCACGCGGTGCTCGATGTCGGGCAGCCGGTCGGGGTGGCGGTCCCGCGCGCCGCGGGTGGGCTGGCGCTGGCCGCCCGCGACGGCTTCATGTTGCTCGCCGCCGACGCGTGGGAGGCGCCGGCCGTCCCGGAGCACCTCGTACCGGTGACCGCCGCCGAACCGCCGGGCAACCGGATGAACGACGGCGCCTGTGATCGCGCCGGCCGCTTCTTCGCCGGCACCAAGGCCGAGGACGACACCCCCGGAGCCGGTGGGCTCTACCGGCTCGGCCCCGACCGGCATGCGGAACGGGTGCTGGACGGCGTCACCATCTCCAACGG
This Nonomuraea muscovyensis DNA region includes the following protein-coding sequences:
- a CDS encoding GNAT family N-acetyltransferase: MHITGISPHDDPLGGRLLGLQHAAYAVEAELIGDDRIPPLRESLEDLRGEPLTWVGAFDDGGRLVGAVAWTESADEVDLDRLVVDPAAHRRGIGRALVEEVLARAGGRRIVVSTGRDNKPARALYERLGFRGRGEHEVIPGLWIASYLYERPAPGRPRGDDAG
- a CDS encoding IclR family transcriptional regulator, translating into MSGTQSPVTSVDRALLILQEIGRHSRGMTIDELSARLGLPKSSLHRLLSALKHRGFAAQPEPGGPYFLGTEMLATAFRFYETMDVRAVVHQLLLRLSKEFAETVHMATLDGAEVVYLDKVETVRAITMTSVVGGRNAAHATGVGKALLAWTYPTDEAIKAWAERYAPLAGPTRATITNPAKLAAHMAQIRERGYALDLEENEPGVRCVAAPVFMGKPTPVAAVSVTALKDRMPPTRMEEIGAALHKAIAEQF
- a CDS encoding SMP-30/gluconolactonase/LRE family protein, whose protein sequence is MIRVSELEVVPVPAARLGEGPRWDGRTGTLLWVDIPAGHVHRLDPADGSHAVLDVGQPVGVAVPRAAGGLALAARDGFMLLAADAWEAPAVPEHLVPVTAAEPPGNRMNDGACDRAGRFFAGTKAEDDTPGAGGLYRLGPDRHAERVLDGVTISNGIAWSPDERLCYYVDTATGRVDVFDYDPGSGSLGGRRTFAEITRGLPDGITVDAHGHVWVGLWEGGALLRLRPDGQVDLTVEVPARNVTSCAFGGPGMDELYVTTAWDGTSGGELLRCRTSVEGLPANPYRELS